From a single Larimichthys crocea isolate SSNF chromosome XIII, L_crocea_2.0, whole genome shotgun sequence genomic region:
- the LOC104931716 gene encoding amine sulfotransferase, with product MDLNVKTLNQQLVPHKGFKLINGTHDPDDVDQIYNLEIRDSDVFVVTYPKSGTIWMQQILLLFEAKGDVTAISKLNNYSNADLIPWIEVNGNRQAFITAPSPRLRVTHLQQHFMPAALSQRKGKVIYVARNPKDVLVSYFYFHKVANMLETPKDFDDFFEKFMRGDVYGCSWFDHIKTWYSHKDDMNMLFITYEEMIQDLHSAVQKISLFLGKELTDEQLANVVKHSTFNNMKKIPQANYEQVPGDLLNHHQGTFMRKGTIGDWKNHFTVAQNERFDEVFQREMKDFALSFVWDIKDIENQLLAL from the exons ATGGATTTAAATGTCAAGACTCTGAACCAGCAACTGGTGCCGCACAAAGGCTTCAAGCTCATCAACGGGACTCATGATCCAGATGATGTGGACCAGATTTACAACCTGGAGATCAGAGACTCTGACGTGTTCGTCGTTACATACCCCAAATCAg GGACCATCTGGATGCAGCAGATCCTGCTGCTCTTTGAGGCAAAGGGGGACGTGACAGCCATCAGTAAGCTCAACAACTACTCCAACGCTGACCTCATTCCCTGGATTGAAGTTAACGGCAACAGACAGGCATTCATCACAGCCCCATCACCCAGACTGAGGGTCACCCATCTGCAGCAGCACTTCATGCCTGCTGCTCTCAGCCAGAGGAAAGGCAAG GTGATCTACGTGGCAAGAAATCCCAAAGATGTCCTCGTATCTTACTTCTACTTCCATAAGGTTGCTAACATGTTGGAAACTCCAAAGGACTTCGATGACTTCTTTGAGAAATTCATGAGAGGAGACG TGTATGGGTGCAGCTGGTTTGACCACATTAAGACTTGGTACTCACACAAGGATGATATGAACATGCTGTTCATCACTTACGAAGAAATGATTCAG GACCTGCACTCAGCTGTACAGAAGATCTCTTTGTTCCTGGGTAAGGAGCTGACTGATGAACAACTGGCCAATGTGGTGAAACACAGCACTTTCAACAACATGAAGAAGATCCCTCAGGCCAACTACGAGCAGGTGCCAGGTGACTTGCTTAACCACCACCAGGGAACATTCATGAGAAAAG GCACCATCGGTGACTGGAAGAATCACTTCACCGTGGCCCAAAACGAGAGGTTCGATGAGGTCTTccaaagagaaatgaaagactTTGCTCTGTCTTTTGTCTGGGACATCAAGGACATTGAGAACCAGCTGTTGGCCTTATGA